In Paludibaculum fermentans, the genomic stretch GCGTTTGGATCGCAGGCCGCGGAAGGCCGCCTGGTGTGGCAAATACAAGATCTGGTGGGGCTGGAGGGCGCCAAGGTCATTCAATCGATGATCGATGGAGCTCACCAGCCGCTACGCGGGGTGACGGCCTCCCTGCTTGGACTCATCACCCTTTTCTTCGGAGCCACGGCCGTCGTCAGTGAACTGCGGGATTCCCTCAATACCATCTGGAAAGTGCCCGACGATGCCACCTTCAGCACAGGCCGCACGTTGCTGGAGTTCCTGAAAGCGCGCATGGTCTCGTTTGTCATGGTTCTGGGGGCCGGACTCTTTTTGCTGGCGTCCCTGATCCTGAACGTCTGGATCTCCTTCGCCGGTGAGTATCTGCGTTCCGTCGCCGCGCCGCCTCCGGCGCTGATTCGAATCGCCGACTGGGTTATCAGCTTCACCGTGATCACTGCGCTGCTGGCTTTCATTTTCAAGGTGCTGCCGAATGTGCAGTTGGAATGGTCCGATGTCGCCGTCGGCGCGGTGCTGACGTCGCTGCTTTTCGCCGCGGGGCGTTTCCTCTTGAGCGTCTACCTGACCAAGGCGGGCTTCAAGGACAGTTATGGAGCCGCCGGGTCGCTGGTGGTCCTGCTCGTCTGGGTTTACTACTCCGCCCAGGTGCTCTACCTGGGAGCAGAGTTCACTCGCGCCTACGCTCGCCGCTATGGGTCGATGGTGGTCACGGGTTTCCAATCCTGAACAGCGCGGTTCGTTGGAATGGCCCCTCCCCTCGCTTCCCGCCTCACTCTGACCTCTCCGCCTCCGTGGGATATCATCACCCAATGCCGATTTCCCGCCGCCATCTGCTTTCCTCTGCCGGTCTGCTCGCCTTCGCCGGCTCCACTTCCGCGCAAACACGCATTGGCACGGCGCGGCGGGCCGCCGAGTGGCAGTTCTCTTCCGGTAAACAGTACCTGGATCCCTTCCCGGTCGATGTCGATGTGGTCTTCGTGGACAAGGCAGGCAAGCAATCTGTGGTGCCCGCGTTCTGGTCTGGTGACCAGACGTGGCGTGTTCGTTTCGCGGCTCCCAGTGAGGGCCGTTACCAATGGCGCACGGTCTGTTCCGATACCGCTGACCAGGATCTGCATGGTGTACGCGGCACCCTCGACGTCGAGCCGTATCGCGGCGGCAATGCGTTGTTGAAACACGGCGCCATTGGCGTCGGGCCCGACCGCAAGCACCTCCAGCACGCCGACGGCACGCCCTTCTTCTGGCTCGGCGACACCTGGTGGATGGGGCTCACCAGCCGCCTGCGCTACCCCGAGGATTTCCAGGCTCTCGCCGTTGACCGGCGCCAGAAGGGGTTCAATGTCGTCCAGATCGTCGCCGGCCTCTATCCCGACATGCCGAGCTTCGACCCACGCGGATTCAACGAGGCCGGCTCCGCCTGGGAGCCCGAGTTTCGTTCCATCCGCCCCGCCTACTTCGACATGGCGGACGTCCGCATCCAGCACCTGGTGGACTCAGGGATCGTGCCCTGCATCGTTGGCTGCTGGGGCTACTTCCTGCCGCAGATGGGCATGCAGAAGATGAAGCAGCATTGGCGCTACCTGGTTGCCCGCTGGGGTGCGCTGCCTGTCGTCTGGTGTCTCGCCGGCGAAGGGACGATGCCCTATTACCTTTCAAAGACGCCCAAAGAGGATACGGTCGCGCAACGGTCCGGCTGGACCGAGATCGCGCGGTATGTCCGCCAGGTCGACCCGTATCACCGCATGGTGACCATTCATCCCAGTTCCACCGCGCGCAACTCCGTCGACGACCCGGCGGTGCTCGATTTCGACATGCTGCAGACCGGACATGGTGATCGAGACAGCATTCCGAACACCGTGGATAAAGTGACGGAGTCGGTCGCCCGCACGCCTCTGATGCCTGTGATCAATGGCGAGGTCTGCTACGAGGGGATATTGGAAGCGAGCCGGCAGGAGATCCAGCGCTTCATGTTCTGGAGTTACGTCCTCAGCGGCGCGGCGGGACACACGTACGGCGCGAACGGCGTCTGGCAGGTGAATACGCGCGAGACGCCCTACGGGCCCTCGCCGCATGGCCGTTCCTGGGGTGATACGCCCTGGGATGTCGCTGCTCAACTTCCGGGCTCGCGGCAACTCGGCCTGAGCAAGCAGTTCCTGATGCAGTACCCGTGGCATCGCCTGGAGCCGCACCAGGAGTGGGTGGAGCCGCACTCGGCCAAACCGAACTACATGCGGCCGTACGCGGCGGGCATTCCCGGTGAGCTGCGCATCGTCTTCATGCCGCCCATGTGGAACCCGCCGAAGGTGAAGCTGCTGGAATCCGGCAAGGCGTACAGCGCGCTCTTCTTCAATCCCAGCGATGGCCGTGTGCACAAGCTGGGCGAAGTGAAGCCTTCCGCGGAGGGGGAATGGCCGGTGCCCAATCCGCCCACCTTCCAGGATTGGGTGCTGGTGCTGCAGGCGGTGTGAGCGGCTTGGCTGCTACGTCCGCCCGCCGCCTCTGGAGATATTGAGGTAAAGGCGGGTTTGAAGGCGCGAAAGGGTTTCTGGTTTCAGGCCTTCGCCGCACGGGGTTACGGGGAAATACGGATCGACTGCCGGGGTTGCAGCCGGAATATAATTCTGGCAGATGCATCGTGGGAGTGCGAAATCAATGCTGAGAAGAATGGCAGAGGGTGCCCTTCTGCTCGCATTCGCTGCCGGGACGGGTTCCTGCTTCGCGGGGAGCCTCGCGATCTCCTTGATCGATCAGTCGGGCGCTTCGATTGCGGACGCAATTGTGCTCCTGCAGTCGGAATCGGACTCGAGCCGCCGGTACCTCGGCCGGACAAATGGAGTTGGAACCTACAAATTCCTCAATCTCCCGGAGGATACCTATCGGCTTGATACGATCACCAGCATGTTCCGAGACCGGCCCATTCGCGCCCTCCACATTTCTGCCGAAGAAGAGAGGGCACTGGCGCCCCTTGAGTTGGAGGCTGGACTATCCGCTGGCTGCGATGCTCTCTCGCTCGATCTGCGGGATGGAATCCTTCTGGCCGCCGGAACGGAGGCCGGAGCTCTCGCCGGTGCAGTCGTGAACAGAAAAGACAAACCCATCGCAAACGTTGCCGTTGAACTGTCATGCGAGGAAGATCGGATCTGTGGACAGACGAGGACGAATGCCAAAGGGGAGTTTCTCTTTCGCGGCCTCAAACCCGGCCACTACTCTGTGATCGCGAAAGGGGCCCGCCATTACTCATTGACCAAGGAAGGCTTTGTAGTCCGGGCCGGTCTGCGGTTGGTCTACGGCTCCATCGAACTGGAGTCGTGTGGATGGGGTGACTGCAATCCGGCTCACCGGCGCAAGGACCCGAAGTTCCTGGGGCAAATCTGCGAAGACTGAAAAGATTCCCATCCTGGCGCCGGTGCTTGCGGAAGGATGGCCCATGGCGGTCGAAGCCTGACGGCGTCGATCCCGCGGCGCGATGTCGGAGGATTCCGGTTCCAGCGGCTGCCCGCGCGTTGTGAAGGAATACGAGCGATTCATCCTCAGATCCACTGACATCCAATTGGTAAAACTTTCCGGTTGCCTGAAAAGAGTTCCGATATTCCGGGCCGGCCCGGGGTTCAAGCCGGCCGGAGATGGTGTTGCTCCAGGGGGCCAAGCTCCAGCCGCGGCCCCTGGTGCACCCCCACTGGCATTCACGCCTTTGGCCCCGGTACTGCTTTCGTTGCGGAGCTGGTTGCCGACTCGCTGGTGAACTCGTGCCAGGCATCGGCCTGGGTCAAAAGGCGAAAGTCAGGGCGAGAGTGTGTCAACACTGGCATTTCCCGCCAGTGGAAGCCCAAATGCAGCCCAAGTGGTCACAATGTCCACCGAAAAGGTTGCAGCCGAATCAACCAGCGAGCAAATCCACTTGCTCATCCGGAAAGCCGCCGCTCTCCGCATCGACTCTGTCCGGGCTACTACCGCCGCGGGCAGCGGCCATCCCACAAGTTGCGCCTCGGCCGCCGAAATCGTTTCCACGCTCTTCTTCGCGGTCATGCGGTTCGATCCCAAAAACCCGCAGGCCGAGCAGAACGACGTCTTCATCCTCTCGAAAGGTCATGCCGCACCGCTGCTGTATGCGGCTTGGGCTGAGGCCGGCGCATTCCCTCGGGAGCGGCTGTGGACGTTGCGCAAGTTTGGTTCTGAACTCGAAGGCCATCCGACGCCGCGTCTCCCCTTTGTGCCGGTGGCTACCGGTTCCCTCGGCCAGGGACTGCCCGCCGCCGCCGGCATCGCCTACAACGCAAAACATCTGGAGCAGACGGGTCAACGAATCTACGTCCTGTTGGGTGACGGTGAGGCGGCTGAGGGCTCCGTCTGGGAGGCTGCTGCATGGTCGGCCTTCCACCAGTTGGACAACCTCTGTGTCACGGTCGACGTAAACTGCCTGGGCCAAAGCCAGCCGACGATGCTGCGGCACAACATGGATGCGCACGCGGCACGCTGGTCCGCCTTCGGGTGGCACGTGGCGGTGGTCGATGGGCACAGCCCCAGCCAGCTTCTGGGCGCGTACCGGGCGGCGCTCAAAACCCGAGGCCGTCCCACGGTGGTGCTGGCTCGCACCATCAAAGGTAAAGGCCTACCGGGTATCGAGGGTGACGAGCATTGGCATGGACGCGCACTCGACTCTGCCAGGGCGGAGAAGGTGATCCACGAACTCACCCGCCAGATGGGCGACTCATTGGCTGAGTGGGAGCCCAGCATCCGGATTGAGGCGCAAGCCACCGTGCCGCCACCTGTCCGCACCCTCCGGCCGGACGTGTACACGCCGCCTTACGATCCGAGACTTGACTCTGTCTCCACGCGCCAGGGTTTCGGCAGCGCGCTGGCCGCCATCGGCGCGCGGAACAAAGCGATCGTCGTGGTCGATGGAGACGTCAAGAACTCCACGTACACAGAGGAGTTCGAGAAGCTGGCGCAGCTCCGCTTTCTGCAGGGTTACATCGCGGAGCAGAACATGGTTGGCATCGCGATGGGCCTGGCCGCCCGCCGCAAGGTTCCGTTTGTGGCGACATTCGCCTGTTTCCTGACACGCGCGTTTGACTTCATACGCATGGCCGCGATCAGCGGCCTCAATATCAAAATTGTCGGCACCCATGCGGGCGTTTCCATTGGAGAGGATGGCCCCTCCCAGATGGGCCTGGAGGACCTGGCCATGATGTGCGCGGAGCCTGGTTTCACCGTCCTCTATCCTTCTGACGCCACCAGCGCCTGGCGGGCGACCGCTTTGATTGCCGCCCATGACGGACCGTGCTACCTGCGGCTGGGCCGTCCGGCTGTCCCCGTTCTCTATGGTGAACAAGAGCCTTTTGCCATCGGACGGTGCAAGGTCCTGAGGAAGAGTGATCAGGACCGTGCGTTGATTGTGGCGGCGGGCATCACTGTTTTCGAGGCCCTGGCCGCCTATGAGCAGCTTCAGGCAGAGGGCCTCATCGTCCGCGTCATCGATCTCTTCAGCATCCATCCCATTGACGGGGAGGAACTCGTCGCGTCGGCCAGGGATTCAGGTGGAATTGTCGTTACAGTGGAGGACCACTACCGCCATGGTGGGCTCGGCGACGCAGTGCTTTCCGCGTTGGCACGCCATGAAATGCGCGTCTGCAAGCTGGCTGTGTCGGAGATCCCGCGCAGTGGCACCAGCCGGGAACTCCTGGCCGAAGCCGGCATCTCGGCTGGCGATATCCGTGATGCGGTTAGATCGGCGCTCAATGAGTTCCACTCGCATGATGCCCAATGAGAATAGTGTGCACCCCGCCTTCCGGGCTCAAACCGGGCCGCAAGACTCAGTGCCGCCCTGTAGGCACACTCGCCGTTCAGCGGCGAGCGATACCCAGGCCGCCAACGGTTCCAAGGGCGACAGTTGGCAGTCCACCTGAGCGACTGCTTCGCCAAACTACCAGCAGCGGGAGTTCCGGCCCAGGGGCGCGGAAATGGAGCCTGCGCGTGGTTCGCGGCCGGGCGAGTTCTCCCACCAACCGGCCCATATGCCTCGTCACCATCGCCTCCGTGTTCGAGAGGAGAGACAGGGGCCAACTGGCACTGGCATTCAATGCCAGGATGGGCGGCTCCGTTGCTCGATCAGGACACCCAGCTGTTTGCAGGCATCTCCGTTAGCTGCCCTTCACATGGCACTTGTTGTTGGTGCAGTTGCCCTCGGATGCAAACGCGGCGCCATCAGCCCGGTGGCAGGCTCCGCAGGACGCTTTGGCATCCTCGCGTTTTTTGTGAGGTGACGAGAACTCGATGGGCGCCTTTCGATCTCGGGTGAACAGCCTGGGATGACAGATGAGGCAAGCATTCATCTCCCGCTTTGCGTGCCCGGCGTGGTCGTAATTGACATCTCCCGCCGTCGTTTGAATCACCAGTCTGGATGGCGGTTTCTTATCCTCGCCCAATAGCAGGCTCGACCCCAAGAGCGAGAAGAGAAGCAAACCAAAAAGAGGTTGTCGCATCTCAATACCCTAATACAAAATTGTCTGCGATGCAGCGGTCTGCCCTGCCCGGATGGGACTGTGAGTTTGCCTAAGCGACAAGGAGTTGGGCCTTAAGTTACACGGTGGAAACTGCTGTTTTGCACCCGCCCGGCCGATCAGGAATCGCGGAGCGGAAATACTAGTTTTGAGATGGAACAAAGAAGAGAGGAGGCCCTTCTTGTGATTCCAGAGGGTCCGGATGGGCGATTGTACTGTGCGAGTCAGTAGTTGAGCATGGACCCGAGCTTCACAACATGGCTCATGCAGGCCGGGCGATCTGGGCGGCCGGGACTGCTGCGGATACGGGTTTGGCGCGCGCCCGGGCCATCCTCAGTCCTGCCGGCCAACCGTTCTCCGCAGTGCGATTGGCAGGAGAGATTGAACTGTCGTGGCCATCGCCATCTGCTGAGAAGTGTGTATCCGAATGAGCTTCTGAATCCGCCAGCATTGAAGAGCCGCCAGCCGGATTCATAAAAGATCCTTAACAGAGCGTATACTTCGCTCTGTCGAATATCGATGTAGATTCTTTCATTTATTTCCGAAGAACCGACTGGCTGAGGCTGCACGTGCGATGATGCTGCCAGATTAAGAGATCATCATGATCGAAGAGGTTTCCGTCGCTTTCCGGGCGCGCGCAACTCCGAATATCAAGTCCCGCCATTTAGTCTTACCTGTCGGGCTGTCAATTAGGCGGGGAGGATGATAGGGTTCCACTGAGCTGACACGGCGGGTGATCGCAACGTGATTTAGGCTGGCCGCGGTGCGCGCGGCCAGCCCTCAGGCCACCAGCCACTTCTGCGCCAGCTCTTGCGGATCCGCGCTTAGGTCCACAGGCTCCGTACAGACCTCTTCGCCACCCTCTACCCACACAGCTTGGATGCCATCGGCTTCCGGACGTAACTCCAGCCGCCGTCCCTTTGCCTCCAGCACCAGCGTCGTTCCAGACCAGCGGAAGTCCACAAAGGTTCGCTGCCCGTGCCCGATTGTCCGGCAAGCCGTCAGGAATTTCTGCGTGTAGGGACTCGTTTTCAGCGCGTCCGCATGCGGAGCCGCCCTCAGCGCAGCCTCCCGCTCCGCCGCTTTGGCGTCCAGTTCCCGTTTGATCTTCTCCGGATCCCGCTCTTCCCGCGACTCCAGCGCTTTGAGATTATTCTCCAGATTGTCCAGATAGCTCATTCCCTCCAGGATAGCGGAGCCTCGCTCTATCAGGCCCGCGGGCTGGCCGTTGTATAATTGCCCTCATCTGGATGGCGCGATCCTGCGCCCGTGTTCGCTGGGGCGATGCAATGAAACTATGGGCCTTTCTGGCCGTCGCTGGACTCCTGGCCGCCGCCGAATACCACGGCGACACCGACAAGGACCGCGCGCGCATCCTCGCCCGCCGCAACTGGTGGTCGTTCCAGAAAGTGGTCCGCCCGGATCCGCCCAAACTCAATAATCCCTGGGTCCGCACGCCCATCGACGCATTCCTCCTGGAGGCGCTCCAGGCCAAGTCCCTTAAGCCCTCGCCCGAAGAGAGCAAACTGCGCCTGCTGCGCCGCGTCACGCTGGATGTTACCGGCCTGCCGCCCAAGCCTGAAGAGGCTGCCGCCTTCCTGAATGACAAACGGGCCGACGCCTACGACCGCCTGGTCGACCGCCTCATGGCCTCCACTCAATACGGCGAACGCTGGGCCCAACGCTGGCTCGATGTCGCCCGCTACGCCGACACCAACGGCTTCGAGCACGATCTGGAGCGGACCCATGCCTGGCGCTACCGCGATTACGTGGTCCGCAGCTTCAATGCAGGCAAGCCGTACGACGTTTTTCTAAAGGAACAGATTGCTGGTGACGAGCTCTGGCCCGGCCAGCCGGACCCGGTGATTGCCGTTGGCTTCAACCGCGCAGGTCCGGAGCACCTCACCGGCGGCAACCAGGACGTCGAGCTGAACCGGCAGGAGGTTCTGGTGGAGATGACCGCGGGCGTCAGCAACGTCTTCCTCGGTCTGACCATGAACTGTGCGCGCTGCCACAACCACAAGTTCGACCCCATCCTGCAGACCGACTACTACCGGCTGCAGGCCGTGTTCGGCGGTA encodes the following:
- a CDS encoding YihY/virulence factor BrkB family protein, translating into MYSLPSGELAALIGATFRSWQEDRAPRMGAALAYYLAISLAPTVVIILAVAGWAFGSQAAEGRLVWQIQDLVGLEGAKVIQSMIDGAHQPLRGVTASLLGLITLFFGATAVVSELRDSLNTIWKVPDDATFSTGRTLLEFLKARMVSFVMVLGAGLFLLASLILNVWISFAGEYLRSVAAPPPALIRIADWVISFTVITALLAFIFKVLPNVQLEWSDVAVGAVLTSLLFAAGRFLLSVYLTKAGFKDSYGAAGSLVVLLVWVYYSAQVLYLGAEFTRAYARRYGSMVVTGFQS
- a CDS encoding apiosidase-like domain-containing protein is translated as MPISRRHLLSSAGLLAFAGSTSAQTRIGTARRAAEWQFSSGKQYLDPFPVDVDVVFVDKAGKQSVVPAFWSGDQTWRVRFAAPSEGRYQWRTVCSDTADQDLHGVRGTLDVEPYRGGNALLKHGAIGVGPDRKHLQHADGTPFFWLGDTWWMGLTSRLRYPEDFQALAVDRRQKGFNVVQIVAGLYPDMPSFDPRGFNEAGSAWEPEFRSIRPAYFDMADVRIQHLVDSGIVPCIVGCWGYFLPQMGMQKMKQHWRYLVARWGALPVVWCLAGEGTMPYYLSKTPKEDTVAQRSGWTEIARYVRQVDPYHRMVTIHPSSTARNSVDDPAVLDFDMLQTGHGDRDSIPNTVDKVTESVARTPLMPVINGEVCYEGILEASRQEIQRFMFWSYVLSGAAGHTYGANGVWQVNTRETPYGPSPHGRSWGDTPWDVAAQLPGSRQLGLSKQFLMQYPWHRLEPHQEWVEPHSAKPNYMRPYAAGIPGELRIVFMPPMWNPPKVKLLESGKAYSALFFNPSDGRVHKLGEVKPSAEGEWPVPNPPTFQDWVLVLQAV
- a CDS encoding carboxypeptidase-like regulatory domain-containing protein; translation: MFRDRPIRALHISAEEERALAPLELEAGLSAGCDALSLDLRDGILLAAGTEAGALAGAVVNRKDKPIANVAVELSCEEDRICGQTRTNAKGEFLFRGLKPGHYSVIAKGARHYSLTKEGFVVRAGLRLVYGSIELESCGWGDCNPAHRRKDPKFLGQICED
- a CDS encoding transketolase → MSTEKVAAESTSEQIHLLIRKAAALRIDSVRATTAAGSGHPTSCASAAEIVSTLFFAVMRFDPKNPQAEQNDVFILSKGHAAPLLYAAWAEAGAFPRERLWTLRKFGSELEGHPTPRLPFVPVATGSLGQGLPAAAGIAYNAKHLEQTGQRIYVLLGDGEAAEGSVWEAAAWSAFHQLDNLCVTVDVNCLGQSQPTMLRHNMDAHAARWSAFGWHVAVVDGHSPSQLLGAYRAALKTRGRPTVVLARTIKGKGLPGIEGDEHWHGRALDSARAEKVIHELTRQMGDSLAEWEPSIRIEAQATVPPPVRTLRPDVYTPPYDPRLDSVSTRQGFGSALAAIGARNKAIVVVDGDVKNSTYTEEFEKLAQLRFLQGYIAEQNMVGIAMGLAARRKVPFVATFACFLTRAFDFIRMAAISGLNIKIVGTHAGVSIGEDGPSQMGLEDLAMMCAEPGFTVLYPSDATSAWRATALIAAHDGPCYLRLGRPAVPVLYGEQEPFAIGRCKVLRKSDQDRALIVAAGITVFEALAAYEQLQAEGLIVRVIDLFSIHPIDGEELVASARDSGGIVVTVEDHYRHGGLGDAVLSALARHEMRVCKLAVSEIPRSGTSRELLAEAGISAGDIRDAVRSALNEFHSHDAQ
- a CDS encoding cytochrome c3 family protein, coding for MRQPLFGLLLFSLLGSSLLLGEDKKPPSRLVIQTTAGDVNYDHAGHAKREMNACLICHPRLFTRDRKAPIEFSSPHKKREDAKASCGACHRADGAAFASEGNCTNNKCHVKGS